Part of the Dasania marina DSM 21967 genome, AGCACGAAGCAGCTTAGCCAGCCACTGAACAAATAGCTGGCGCTTTTGCCCACAACTAGCCGGCTATTAAAATCTGCAGCAACAATAACAGATCAATACGTAATAGCGCTGAGGCGTTAAATAAACGCAAGGCTTACCAATAGAGCAGCATTAAAAATACAACAACGCATAATCAACAGGCAAAAAAAGGCCGCAAAAGCGCAAGCACTTTTGCGGCAACCCTACATTCATAAGCCCTCGCAGGCTGACAAACTACAACTAAAAAGATAACTGTATTTAGCTGATTTAAAGACTCTAACAAACTGCTGTAAACATCACATAGCGATGATGTGAAAAGTTGTAAAATTTTGCAGCTATACTCTCTCTGTTACATCCTCTCGCCAGAGTAAAACGCGCCTCCCTTAAGATAGCGGTTATAGACATTTTTTTTGTCCACAACTCAATTCATTGCTATTAATAATGATATTTTTCACACACGCCAATATCTGGCATTGAAAAAGTAAATGGAATGTAACGGCAGAGTAAACTATGCTTACAAACTAGATACCTGGAACCGCAAGATTATGCATACCCTACTGTTAAATCTTGATATATTTGGCCTATAGAATCTTAAAAAATCCATTCCTTAATAATAATGACCCTTTATGAATGATGCCGCCGCTGTACTAATCGTCGATGACGACCCCATCACCCTAGAGAGCTTAGCAAGCTATTTTGAAAAAGAAGGTTTTTCTGTATACCCCGTTAGCACGGCAGAAGAAGGCGAAGAAATACTCGCTAAAACCCCCATAGACTTGGTATTACTAGATATACGGCTACCGGGTAAAGACGGCCTCACCCTCACCCGCGAGCTAAGAGTGCGCTCCGAGGTAGGCATTATACTAGTCACCGGCCGCCAAGATGAGATAGACCGCATCGTCGGCCTAGAATGCGGCGCCGATGATTACATCACCAAGCCCTTTAATATGCGCGAAACCTTGGCACGGGCAAAAAACCTGATTCGACGGGTGCAGCACAGCAAAATCGCCACCCAAACCAGTAATGAAGAAAGCGCCATTAAACATTTTCACAACTGGACTCTAGACCTAAACCGCCGCGTACTCATCGATAGCGAGCAGGAAGAAACCTCCCTCACCCATGGTGAGTTTCAATTGCTCATCGTTTTTATCAACAACGCTGGTCGCACCCTCAGCCGCGATCAGTTGATGGATCAAATCCGTAACCGAGAATGGGTGCCCAGCGATAGAACCATCGACGTTCTAGTCGGCCGGCTACGGCGCAAAATTAAAGATGACCCCGCCAAACCCAGCATGATTACCACCATACACGGCACCGGTTATTTATTTACCCAAACCAGCGCCCCTATCCGCAAACCATGAAATTGAACACGCTTATTGGTAGCTTGCTGCTGGTTTGGTTTAGCAATCTCGGCCACGCTGAGCCAAAAAAAAGTATTAGCTACTGCGATCATGCCTCCTATCCACCACTGTCGTGGCTGAACGGTAATCAACTAGCTGGTGTCACCAAAGATATTATTCAACATGTTTTTAAAGAGCAAAACTACCAAGTCACCCTGTATGTATTAGAAAGTTGGAAACGCTGCATGCTGGAAGTGGAAAAAGGTACTATCGATGTTGCTGTGGCTTTTAAAACCCTAAAGCGTTCAAAAACATTTGCCTTTAGTCAAGAATATTTAATCGAAGAAAATATTGCTATTTTTGTTAACAAAAATAGCAGCTTTAACTTTGATAGCTGGCAAGATTTGCAAGGCAAACGCGGCGGCATGGTATTAGGCTACAGCTATGGCGATGAGCTTGATCATTTTTTGGCAAGCAACACGGTTATAGAACGCGTTTCCAGTAATTTTCAAAACATCACCAAGCTGGCGCTTAACCGCATAGATTTTATGCCCTTTGAACGCGAGAGTGGTCTATTACAAGTACAAACTCACGGCTATGAATCGGTGATAGTACCGCTGGAAAAATATGCCACCACCGACCACCTATACCTAACAACCGCCATTAATAATCAAAAAATTCTTCAACTGATGCCACAGCTAGATAAAAGTATTAAAGCCTTAAAAGACAGCAATGCCATTGCTCGTTTTACCCAGAAAAGCCGACAGCAATATTTGCTAGCCTACCCGAAAGGCACTAGCCTCAGGCCGCAAGCGCCTGCCGACTTACAACTGTAGCAACACGACTGATGATACCTGCCAGCAAAAAACATACGCTCATTAGGCGACTAATGGTTTATATTTTATTTTGTAGCCTATCATTTTCATTACTCTCCACCAGCTTACAAATATGGCTAGATTACAACCGTGCCTTGAGCGACATTGAATCACGCTTTGAATTAGTGCGCACCGGCTATTTAGCCAGCTTAGCAAAAAGCGTCTGGGATTTAGACACCAACGACTTGCAACTGCAACTGCGTAGCATCAAAGACTTCCCCGACGTCGCCTACATCAAACTCAGCAACGCGCCTCACATAGACGAAATAAGCTTAGGCCAACCGTTAATCGCAGACAGTTCACTGGCCCTCACCGAAACCTTTGATCTTATATATGACAGTGTTTTGCAGCAGCGCTTAAATCTAGGCACCTTGTCAATCACCATGGATTTAAAAGGTCCCTATCAACAGCTTTGGTATAGCGGTTTAAGAACCTTAATCATGCAAACCGGTTTGATTCTTTTAATCGCGGTAACACTGGTTGTTATCTTTCACCGCTTAGTCACTCGCCACCTGCAAAGCATGGCGGACTACACCCGTTTAATAGGTCAAGGCCATTTATCACAACCCTTAAAACTAGAGAAAAAAGAACAGACCCACGCTGATGAAATCGACCAAGTCGCCCATGCCTTAAATGATATGCGCTTGTCTATTATTTCAGACCTACGCCGCCGTGAAGAAATAAAAAACCAACTCAAATACAATCGTGACCAATTACAACTACGGGTAGAAAAGCGTACTGCCAGCCTGCAAAAAGCCAAAGAGGCTGCCGAAGCAGCCAACTTAGCTAAGTCCCGTTTTTTAGCCACCATGAGCCATGAAATAAGAACGCCACTCAATGGCATTATGGGCATGGCACAATTGCTTAACCGCTCCCACTTAGATGCTCAGGATAAGAAATACCTAAAAGCCATACACGATTCCAGCGAAGGTTTATTAAGCATACTTAACGAAGTGCTGGATTTTGCCAAACTAGAAGAAGGTGCACACACGCCAGAGCAAACACTGTTTTCCTTAGAGGATATGTTGAGCTCTATTATCCTCGCCTCTACCCCCAGCGCCCACGATAAAAATATTCACCTCTCTTATCACATAGACAATAAAGTCCACGACACGTGTTTTGGCTGCGCCCAATATATACGCCAAGCACTAATCAATTTAGTGGCCAACGCCATTAAATTTACCGATAACGGCGAAGTCACCGTGGCCATTAAAGCCCTCTCCCAAGACGATGGTCTGCAGCAGCTGTATTTTTCTGTGGACGACACCGGTATAGGTATAAACGAAGAACAGCAGCAACGTATATTCGACCGTTTTATCCAAGCCGATGACACCGTTTCGCGCCGCTACGGCGGCACCGGCCTGGGCTTGGCGGTAAGTAAAAAGATGCTGGAATCCATCAACGGCAAAATTGGTGTTATTAGCCACACTGATGAAGGCAGCCACTTTTGGTTTGAGCTGCCCTTAACCATAGCCAGCAGCCCATTAGCACTCAGCCATAGCGCAAGTACTAGCACCAAGCTTCAGCCTTTAGCGATTTTGTTAGTGGAAGATATGCAAATAAACCAAGATGTAGCACAGGGTTTGCTAGCCCGTGAAGGTCATCGCGTTACTATCGCCAGTACCGGCGCTCGCGCCATCGCCCTGTGCCAACAACAGCGCTACGATGTTATTTTAATGGATGTACACCTAGGCGGGGTTAGCGGCGTCGATGTCTGCAACCAAATACAACAAGACCCACTGTCACTGAATCAAACCAGCCCTATTATCGCCCTCACCGCTAGTGTCCACCCCGATGAGATACGCAAGTATTTAGACGCAGGCATGCACAATGTTATCGCCAAACCTATAGCCGCCAACAAGCTCATGGCGGCATTAGCAGGCCTGGCACAAAAAGACTGCAGCTTAGCCAACAATGAAGACACAACCGTTAGCGATACTAGCGCTATAGACTCACAATTATTGCGCTCACACATTAATGCCCTAGGCTTAAACAAAGTCAGCAAGCTGCTTAACGACTACCAGCAACTTAGCCGTGAGCTATGCCAGCAATTGCAAGAGGCCTTGCAACAGGGGGATTTATTCGAATCTGCAGCACTGGCCCATAAACTGGCCAGTGGCGCCGACACCCTAGGCCTGTGTTCGGTGGCGTTACAGGCCAGAACTATAGAAAAACAAGCTGAAAGCCCGCAGGGCAACAGACAATCCAACATACGGCCCCAAATAGACCCGCAGCAATACTCAAGCCTAGTCAGCGCATTGCAGCAAAGTTATGAGGCTATCAACAAGCTCTTAGCTCGTTATTAAATAAGCAATTTGCAGCATCTTATTCACATCTGCATTACATCTTTATGCAGTATTTTAAAGAGCAGCTTACATATCAAGGTGATAATCACTAACCATAGAAAGGTTAAACTGAGTTAGCTAAGTGCTAACCTAGGTTGCTTTAACCTAATAAACAGATTGGGCGTAGTAGATGAACAATAAACCCCTGAGCTTAACTGATACATTGATTATCACCTTTGCCCTGCTGATCTTATTAGGCGGTGCTATTTCGCTATTTGGCGGCGACTCGCTATCGGGCCCCACTCAAGTGGCCATGCTGCTCATAGGTTTTACCGCCGCCCTCGTCGGCCTCAAAAATGGTCTGGAATGGGAGGGTATAGAAAAGCGCATAGTCGAGTGCACCTCGCGCACCGTAGGTCCCAACCTCATCTTTTTATCCATAGGCTCATTAATAGGCGCGCTAATGCTCTCGGGGGCGGTGCCCACCCTACTCTATGCTGGTCTAAGTATCTTATCGCCCACGTTTTTCTATCCCTTAAGCTGTTTGATCTGCGCCCTTGTGGCGTTGAGCATAGGCAGCTCATGGACCACTGCCGCCACCATAGGCGTGGGGTTAATCGGCGTGTCATATGGCTTTGCACTGTCACCAGAGATTACCGCCGGGGCCATCATTTCCGGGGCTTACTTTGGTGATAAAATGTCACCACTGTCTGAAACCACCAACCTCGCCCCGGCCGTGGCCGGTAGCAGTCTATTCCCCCATATACGGCATATGATGTGGGTCTCTGTGCCCAGCTTTGTGCTATGCCTGATCATTTTTACCGGGCTGGGCCTTACCAGCACTCTGGAATCGGGTAGCCAAGAGCAAATCGCCGCCTTTCTAGCCACCTTGGATTACCATTTTTCCATAGCCTGGTACAACCTATTACCCATCATCTTATTACTGGCCATGGCGATACTAAAAGTGCCTGCCTTTTTAGCCATAGTGGGCGGCACCATCATCGCCATCGTCTTTGCCATACTGTTTCAAAGCGAGGCCATTGTTAGCTTTGCCAACATACTGCAACCCGGTGCGGCTCTAGACACCTTACACTTTTTCAAGACCCTGCTGGCAGCGCTAGTCGATGGCTTTGTGATACACACCGATAACCCGGCGGTTAACGACCTGTTATCCCGTGGCGGTATGGTCTCCATGATTAATATGGTCTGGCTGGTACTGTGCTCTATGATGATGACGGGAGTGCTGGAAAAAGTCGGCTATATACAAAAAATCATGAATCTGCTGATTGTTTTTATTAGTTCTACCGGCTCTCTAATTGCTACCACTATGGCCACCTGTATGAGCGTCAACCTACTGACTGGCGATCAATACCTGTCTTTGGTATTACCGGGTCAAATGTGGAAAGAGGAATATAAGAAGCGCAAACTGGCCGCCATTAACCTATCCCGCACCTTAGAAGACTCTGGCACCATTACTTCGCCATTAATTCCCTGGAATGCCTGTGGCGTGTTTATGGCCAGTACTTTGGGGGTAGCCACCTTTGCCTACCTACCCTTTTGCTTCTTTAACTTGATCAACCCATTGATCGCACTAAGCTACGGTTTCTTGAACATTAAAATTGCCCCCTTGGAGGAACCCAGCACTAGCAAGAGCCTAGGCGATAGTAACGAAGGATTGCCCAGCCACGCCTAATAGGCCTCCTATTACGCTGCAAAATATAAAGCTAAGCTGCTGTTATCTAAGAGTTAATACTATTTCCCCTAGCATTAACCCTTAGGCTCTTAGCTATACAATTTCACTATTCACACAGAACTCCCAGTGACTTTTATAGTCATAGTCAACACGCGCCAACAGACCCGACAGCCTAAGCACCACCAAACTGTAAAGGCCTTTAAAAATCAATGGCTTGGCGCTTATTTGTACAGCATGGCTAAGGCTTGCTTTTAACGCCTAAGGCGTTATGATGAGGGCTGTCCATGCAACTGACTTTTGATCGGAGATCGAATACATGCAAAACCAACCCATTTTTGGCTCACAAACTCAGAGCACAGAATCGGTATTAGCTACCAATAAAGTATTGCGCAATACCTATCTACTGCTTTCAGCGACGTTACTTTTCAGCGCGATGACCGCCAGTGTGGCCATGGCTATGGAAATCAGCCGCGGTACTTCCCTGATGCTTTCATTGATAGGCTTAGGGTTAATTTTTGCCGTACACAAAACCGCAGATTCTAGCAAAGGTTTGGTTATGGTCTTCGCCTTTACTGGCGTACTAGGCGCAGCTTTAGGCCCCATGCTTAACTATTACCTATCCTTGGCCAACGGCCCTAGCTTGGTGATGCAAGCGCTAGGAGGCACCGCGTTGGTGTTCTTTACCCTTTCAGGCTATGCCCTAACCACCAGAAAAGACTTTTCCTTTATGGGCGGTTTCTTAATGGTAGGTTTGGTCGTTGTGGTTATCGCTGGCTTGGCTAACTTGTTCTTTCAAGTACCGGCTCTCTCTTTAGCGATATCATCAGCCGTAGTGCTTATCATGTCAGGCTTAATCTTGTTTGATACCAGCCGCATCGTAAACGGTGGTGAAACCAACTATATACGCGCAACGGTTGCGCTATACCTTAACATCTACAACCTTTTCACCAGCCTGCTACACCTTTTAGGCATTTTCGGTGGCGATGACTAAGCGAACGCTTATAGAATACAGCCCTGCTCTTTAGCAGGGCTTTTTTTTAGCTGGTACTTTTAGCCAGTAGTTTTAGATCGTGCTTTTAAGTAGTGATAATGAATAGGCAGGGTAATGAAATTTTCTTTAGTGATATTAGCCGCACCCTACTCCGACCAATCGGTGAGCACAGCGCTGCGTTTTGCAACAGCATTGCTAGAACAAGGCCATGAGATTTTTCGAGTGTTCTTTTATCACAATGGCGTGTACGCCAGTAACGCCCTAATCACCCCACCACAGGATGAACCCAACATCCCCCAGCAGTGGCAACAGCTAGCCCAGCAACACAGTATTGATATGGTCAGCTGCATAGCCAGCGCCTTAAAGCGCGGCGTGCTGGACGAAACCGAAGCCCAACGCTATGAGCAGCCCAGCCATAATCTGCAGGCTGGCTTTGAGCTTTCTGGACTAGGGCAGTTAATCGAAGCCAGCGCGCTATCAGATCGCGTTGTGAGTTTTGGTGCATGAGCAAGAATCTCTTAATCATCTGCCGCCGGCCACCCTACGGTAACAGTCTAGCTCGCGAAGCCATCGATATCGCCCTAGCCGCTGGTGCCTTCGAACAAGATATCAGCCTATTGTTTATAGGCGACGGCCTGTGGCAATTAAACAGCCAACAGGATAGCGCAGCGCTGGCTCTTAAAAACCACGGCAAGGCCTTAACCGCCCTGCCGCTGTATGGCATAGAGAACATCTATGTGCAGGCCGAGGCCTTAGCCCCACGGCAATTGAGCGCAGAGGCGCTGCTGTTACCGGTAACAGTCCTTAGCCAAACACAGATCGCGGCATTGATAGACGCCGCCGATACCGTATTGAATTTTTAGGCCTGTCTGCCATGTCCAGCTTACACATCATCAATAAATCCCCGCTTAGCCACAGCTGCCTAGACGAATGCCTAAGCTGCTGCCAGCAGGGCGACGACATACTTTTTATAGAGGATGGCGTGGTAGCGCTGTGCAGCCTCAAGCCACAGCAGCAACAGCAGCTCGCCGCCCTGGCGATACAGCCCCATGTGCTGGCAGCCGATGTGGCCGCCCGTGGCTTAGTTGATAAATTGAGCGCAGCCTTTCAAAGCAGTGATGATACGGGCTTTGTTGCGCTATGCGTCAAACACCCCAAAAGCATCAGTTGGTTTTAATGGCAGCGGTCGACAAAGAAGGGTTTTTGCTCAATCTTAACGATTGGGATGAGAGCGTGGCCAGCGAGTTAGCCGCAGCGGAAGGCATAGTGCTTAGTGAGCAGCACTGGCAAGTGATCAAACTACTTAGACAGTTTTACCAAGAGTTTCAACTCTCACCGGCCATGCGCCCTTTGGTTAAATATGTAGGCCTGCACTTAGGGGCAGACAAGGGCAAAAGCCTGTATTTATTACAACTGTTCCCCGGCAGCCCCGCCAAGTTGGCCAGCAAAATCGCTGGCCTACCCAAGCCTGATAACTGCCTCTAATCAATATTAGCTACAAATCGCCACTACTTATTGCTACAGGTCATAGCCGTTGGGGTTTTGGCTCTGCCAGTGCCAGGTATCCCTAGTCATGGCCTCTATGCCCAACTCTGCCTGCCAGCCTAACGCTCGCAAAGCAATAGCGGGGTTGGCGTAGCAACTGGCGACATCGCCGGGGCGCCTAGCCACAACTTTATAACTAACGGTTTTACCCGAGGTTTGCTCAAAGGCGGCAATCATTTGTAGCACTGAGTAGCCCTGACCGGTACCCAAGTTATAAGCCACCGCTCCGGGTTGCTGCTTGAGTTTATCTAGCGCTTTAATATGGCCCTTAGCCAAATCTACTACATGGATATAATCACGCACACCAGTGCCATCCACCGTATTGTAATCATCACCAAACACCGACAGGCAATCCAACTTGCCTACTGCCACTTGCGAGATAAAAGGCATAAGGTTATTGGGGATACCGTTGGGGTCTTCGCCGATTAAGCCGCTTTCGTGAGCGCCTACCGGATTAAAATAGCGCAGCATAATTAGATTCCAGCGCTGGTCGGCCACATAGAGGTCGCCCAGTATCTCTTCTATCATCAGCTTAGAGCGGCCGTAGGGGTTGGTGGCAGATAAAGGGAAGCTCTCGTCTATAGGCACACTAGCAGGGTCGCCATATACGGTGGCTGAGGAGCTAAACACCAAGTTGAACACCTGATGCTCTTGCATTACCTCTAGCAGGCACAGCGTGCCGTGTACGTTATTGTGGTAATACCACAATGGCTTGGCTACCGACTCACCTACGGCCTTTAAACCGGCAAAATGGATAACGGCTGTGATCTGGTGAGCAGCAAATACCTGATTAAGTGCTTTAACATCACAGATATCCAATTGATAAAAGGTAATGCTCTTACCGGTAATTTGCTCAACTCTGCGTATAGACTCCATTTGGCTATTGCTAAAATTATCAACCACTACCACCTCGTGGCCTTCGTTTAGCAACTCTATGCAGGTGTGGCTGCCTATATAACCCGCACCACCCGTCACCAAAACACGCATACACCCTCTCTTATTATTCAAAAATCAATCTGGCTAAAAAAATAATAGCTCACTATAACGTAATCACCCGCTAGCGGTAACACTGGCCGCACAATTTCACTATAATGGCTGCTGATTTTATTACCCTGCTTTCTTACCTTGCTCTCTTACCGTGATCTGCCCATGCCTCTTAGCAATATAAATCCCGACCACTATCAACAGCAGCTGGACGCCAAAGCCCAGCGCGTCAGCCAATTATTCAGCGAATTTACTCCGCCAGCCTTAGAGGTTTACCCCTCGCCACCGCTGCACTTTAGAATGCGCGCCGAATTTAAAATTTGGCATAAAGGCGAGCATAGCCACTATGCGATGTTTAAAAAAGAAACACCCAAACAGCCGCAGTTTATTAGTGACTTCCCCATAGGCTCTAAAACCATTAACCAGCTGATGCCAGAGCTAATGGCTGCCATCAAAGCGGAGCCGCTGCTACGCAAGCGCCTATTTCAAGTTGAATTTTTAACCACCCTCAGCGGCCAATCCTTAATCACTCTGATTTACCATAAAAAGCTAGATGAAGCCTGGCAAAGCGCCGCCGAGCTTTTACAGCAGCAATTGGGCGCCGGCATTATAGGCCGCAGCAAAAAACAAAAGCTGGTATTAAAAGATGACTACGTCACTGAAACCTTAGACGTGAGCGGCCAACGCTTTCACTTTCAACAGGTGGAAAGCGGCTTTACCCAGCCCAACGCGAAAGTGAATGAAAAAATGTTGGGCTGGGCGCTGCAGCACAGCCAAAACAGCCCTGGAGACTTACTGGAGCTATACTGCGGCAACGGTAATTTTACCGCCGTGCTGGCACAAAACTTTGACAAGGTGCTGGCCACAGAAATCGCCAAAACCTCAGTGCGCTCAGCGGAGTATAATTTTAAACTCAACAACATCAGCAATATAAAAATTGCCCGCATGTCCAGCGAGGAATTTTCCAGCGCCTTAATGGGAGAGCGTGAATACCGTCGCTTAGCGGATATAGACCTGACCAGTTACAATATCAGCACCGTGTTAGTCGATCCACCTAGGGCGGGCCTGGATGACAACACCATTAAACTGATTAGCCAGTACTCGCGCATTATTTATATTTCCTGCAACCCCAACACTCTGCACGACAATATAAAACAGCTTAGCCTCACTCACGATATAGCGCAGTTCGCCATTTTTGATCAGTTCCCTTATACCGATCACATAGAAAGTGGCCTAGTCTTAGTCAAACGCTAAATAAAAACACAGGATAAAAGCCATGACCATTAGTAAACTGAGCGACGAGCAAATCTTAGAACAATTAAACGCCTATCCCAATTGGCAACTACAGGACGGCAAACTCTACCGACGTTTAACGTTTGAAGACTTCGTACACGCCATGGGATTTATCACCCAAATTGCCATACTGGCCGAAAAAGCCAATCACCACCCTGAGTGGGCCAATGTCTATCGCACCGTAGATATATTTTTAACCACCCATGAAGTGGATGGTGTGAGTGAGCGCGACTTTGCACTGCTGAAACATATAGAAAGGCTAATTGGATGACAGTCGCTAGTCGCTAGTCGCTAGTCGCTAGTCGCTAGTCGCTAGTCGCTAGTCGCTAGTCGCTAGTCGCTAGTCGCTAGTCGCTAGTCGCTAGTCGCTAGTCGCTAGTAAAAATTTTGACGCCGCATGTTTTTCTGTCAACCGTAAGCAATAAACTTTTCACAAATAAAAAAGCCAGCCCAAACCGGACTGGCTTTTTCTAGCGACTCTTCACTAGCGACTAGCGACTGCCCCCCCTACATACTTTCCATTTTCAATTCTAAATAACGCTCTTCTAATTCTATATGCTGGGTCTGTAGGTTAAGTAATTCCTGCTGAGTTTCTTGCAGCTTTATATTTAAGGATTCGACTTCAGCACCACCAGCGGAGGCAGCAGCGCCTGCGGCAACATCGACAATTTTCTGTTGCAACAAGTTGTTTTCATCTTCCAGCGCAGCGATGGTTTTTAGCATATCGCGACTGCTGTCGGTGAGCTCGGCCACTAAACTTTCCAGCTGCTGAAGATCCTCACTAGAGCCACCTTTCTCCGCAGCCGCACGTAGGCCCTGATTCTCATCCATCATACGATTGAGCTCATCTTCTAATACCTGAGCACAAGTTTCCGCCTCTTTCATAAAGCGATCTTGACGTTCTAGCTGCTCACACAAGCCATCCATAACCGCCTGCTGCTCTTCTGGGGATGAGGCACCAGCCAGCTGGCTTTGCAAGCCGGTAATAACTTTATGCTGATCAACCGCCATATTACGTAGCCGTATCATCTCCTCTTGATTGGCGATAATGGTACGATTATCACCGGTGGTGCGGGCATCAACGTCAGCAGTAGTTCTTCCGCCACCGCCCTGCTCTATCATGCTATCGATTTGGCCATAGCTGTTGGCATATTTGTTGAGCAGGCCTTCAAACTCCCCACCTGCTCCCAACTCTGTACCCATGGCCAG contains:
- a CDS encoding response regulator: MNDAAAVLIVDDDPITLESLASYFEKEGFSVYPVSTAEEGEEILAKTPIDLVLLDIRLPGKDGLTLTRELRVRSEVGIILVTGRQDEIDRIVGLECGADDYITKPFNMRETLARAKNLIRRVQHSKIATQTSNEESAIKHFHNWTLDLNRRVLIDSEQEETSLTHGEFQLLIVFINNAGRTLSRDQLMDQIRNREWVPSDRTIDVLVGRLRRKIKDDPAKPSMITTIHGTGYLFTQTSAPIRKP
- a CDS encoding substrate-binding periplasmic protein → MKLNTLIGSLLLVWFSNLGHAEPKKSISYCDHASYPPLSWLNGNQLAGVTKDIIQHVFKEQNYQVTLYVLESWKRCMLEVEKGTIDVAVAFKTLKRSKTFAFSQEYLIEENIAIFVNKNSSFNFDSWQDLQGKRGGMVLGYSYGDELDHFLASNTVIERVSSNFQNITKLALNRIDFMPFERESGLLQVQTHGYESVIVPLEKYATTDHLYLTTAINNQKILQLMPQLDKSIKALKDSNAIARFTQKSRQQYLLAYPKGTSLRPQAPADLQL
- a CDS encoding hybrid sensor histidine kinase/response regulator — translated: MVYILFCSLSFSLLSTSLQIWLDYNRALSDIESRFELVRTGYLASLAKSVWDLDTNDLQLQLRSIKDFPDVAYIKLSNAPHIDEISLGQPLIADSSLALTETFDLIYDSVLQQRLNLGTLSITMDLKGPYQQLWYSGLRTLIMQTGLILLIAVTLVVIFHRLVTRHLQSMADYTRLIGQGHLSQPLKLEKKEQTHADEIDQVAHALNDMRLSIISDLRRREEIKNQLKYNRDQLQLRVEKRTASLQKAKEAAEAANLAKSRFLATMSHEIRTPLNGIMGMAQLLNRSHLDAQDKKYLKAIHDSSEGLLSILNEVLDFAKLEEGAHTPEQTLFSLEDMLSSIILASTPSAHDKNIHLSYHIDNKVHDTCFGCAQYIRQALINLVANAIKFTDNGEVTVAIKALSQDDGLQQLYFSVDDTGIGINEEQQQRIFDRFIQADDTVSRRYGGTGLGLAVSKKMLESINGKIGVISHTDEGSHFWFELPLTIASSPLALSHSASTSTKLQPLAILLVEDMQINQDVAQGLLAREGHRVTIASTGARAIALCQQQRYDVILMDVHLGGVSGVDVCNQIQQDPLSLNQTSPIIALTASVHPDEIRKYLDAGMHNVIAKPIAANKLMAALAGLAQKDCSLANNEDTTVSDTSAIDSQLLRSHINALGLNKVSKLLNDYQQLSRELCQQLQEALQQGDLFESAALAHKLASGADTLGLCSVALQARTIEKQAESPQGNRQSNIRPQIDPQQYSSLVSALQQSYEAINKLLARY
- the nhaC gene encoding Na+/H+ antiporter NhaC — translated: MNNKPLSLTDTLIITFALLILLGGAISLFGGDSLSGPTQVAMLLIGFTAALVGLKNGLEWEGIEKRIVECTSRTVGPNLIFLSIGSLIGALMLSGAVPTLLYAGLSILSPTFFYPLSCLICALVALSIGSSWTTAATIGVGLIGVSYGFALSPEITAGAIISGAYFGDKMSPLSETTNLAPAVAGSSLFPHIRHMMWVSVPSFVLCLIIFTGLGLTSTLESGSQEQIAAFLATLDYHFSIAWYNLLPIILLLAMAILKVPAFLAIVGGTIIAIVFAILFQSEAIVSFANILQPGAALDTLHFFKTLLAALVDGFVIHTDNPAVNDLLSRGGMVSMINMVWLVLCSMMMTGVLEKVGYIQKIMNLLIVFISSTGSLIATTMATCMSVNLLTGDQYLSLVLPGQMWKEEYKKRKLAAINLSRTLEDSGTITSPLIPWNACGVFMASTLGVATFAYLPFCFFNLINPLIALSYGFLNIKIAPLEEPSTSKSLGDSNEGLPSHA
- a CDS encoding Bax inhibitor-1/YccA family protein; translation: MQNQPIFGSQTQSTESVLATNKVLRNTYLLLSATLLFSAMTASVAMAMEISRGTSLMLSLIGLGLIFAVHKTADSSKGLVMVFAFTGVLGAALGPMLNYYLSLANGPSLVMQALGGTALVFFTLSGYALTTRKDFSFMGGFLMVGLVVVVIAGLANLFFQVPALSLAISSAVVLIMSGLILFDTSRIVNGGETNYIRATVALYLNIYNLFTSLLHLLGIFGGDD
- the tusD gene encoding sulfurtransferase complex subunit TusD; translation: MKFSLVILAAPYSDQSVSTALRFATALLEQGHEIFRVFFYHNGVYASNALITPPQDEPNIPQQWQQLAQQHSIDMVSCIASALKRGVLDETEAQRYEQPSHNLQAGFELSGLGQLIEASALSDRVVSFGA
- the tusC gene encoding sulfurtransferase complex subunit TusC, with amino-acid sequence MSKNLLIICRRPPYGNSLAREAIDIALAAGAFEQDISLLFIGDGLWQLNSQQDSAALALKNHGKALTALPLYGIENIYVQAEALAPRQLSAEALLLPVTVLSQTQIAALIDAADTVLNF
- the tusB gene encoding sulfurtransferase complex subunit TusB, with translation MSSLHIINKSPLSHSCLDECLSCCQQGDDILFIEDGVVALCSLKPQQQQQLAALAIQPHVLAADVAARGLVDKLSAAFQSSDDTGFVALCVKHPKSISWF
- a CDS encoding TusE/DsrC/DsvC family sulfur relay protein, translating into MRQTPQKHQLVLMAAVDKEGFLLNLNDWDESVASELAAAEGIVLSEQHWQVIKLLRQFYQEFQLSPAMRPLVKYVGLHLGADKGKSLYLLQLFPGSPAKLASKIAGLPKPDNCL
- the galE gene encoding UDP-glucose 4-epimerase GalE: MRVLVTGGAGYIGSHTCIELLNEGHEVVVVDNFSNSQMESIRRVEQITGKSITFYQLDICDVKALNQVFAAHQITAVIHFAGLKAVGESVAKPLWYYHNNVHGTLCLLEVMQEHQVFNLVFSSSATVYGDPASVPIDESFPLSATNPYGRSKLMIEEILGDLYVADQRWNLIMLRYFNPVGAHESGLIGEDPNGIPNNLMPFISQVAVGKLDCLSVFGDDYNTVDGTGVRDYIHVVDLAKGHIKALDKLKQQPGAVAYNLGTGQGYSVLQMIAAFEQTSGKTVSYKVVARRPGDVASCYANPAIALRALGWQAELGIEAMTRDTWHWQSQNPNGYDL